The following nucleotide sequence is from Endozoicomonas sp. GU-1.
GTCAGCATCTGGATAAAATGGGCATCGACCTGATTGAGGTTTCTGGTGGCAGCTGGGAAAACCCGGTCAACCGACGGGGGGAGCAAAAAGAAAGTACAAAGAAGCGTGAGGCGTATTTTCTGGAATTTTCTGAACAGCTTAAGAAAAATGTATCGGCACCCATTATGGTCACCGGTGGATTCAGAAGCCAGCAAGCGATGGAAGAGGCGATTAATTCCGGCTCAGTGGATGTGGTTGGTCTGGCGCGACCCTTTGTCGTTGATCCCAATCTGGCCAACCATCTACTGACTGGCACGAATTACCGTTCCAGTGTAGAACCCATTTCCACTGGTATTAAAAAGATCGATGATATGGCTATCATGGAAATCAGCTGGTACACCGATCAAATTCGCCGGATGAGTGAAGGTTTGCCCCCTAAGACCAGGGTTCGCGGTGCGTTTTCAGCGTTTAAAGTGCTGTACAACTTTTGGAAACGGGGCCAGCAGGTAAAGCGTGTTCGAGCATAATCGACGACTGTCTTTAGCCTGTCACTCAGGCCGGGAAGCCCTCTTTAATCATACCCGGGGCTTCTCTTTTTGCTGATTACTGCGCCTCCATATACTGAGCAAACAGATCCACGACCTCTTTACAATAGGCATTAATAAGGTTTCCGGTTTTACCAGGCATTGACTCTGCCAATAGACATCATAGGGAAATTCCAGTTTCACCAGCTCTCCGGATTTAAATTCATTCAGGAATAAAGACTCCGGTCCGGCCGTCACATAATCGGAATTCATGACGATGTATTTTGCCATGGTGTAACTTTCGCAAATGATGTCCGGCTCTAATTCGGCATTTTCCAGATACACCATAACCTGTCCGCCAAGGCTGGCGGGTATATTGGGCGTAATGATTTTGTAGTTCGATATCGCCTGTAAATCTACCACCTGCCTGGCAACTGCGTCATGACCTTGTCGCACGGCCACCACCAGTTTTTCTGAGGTTTTCAGCGGGGCGACAATATCATCCGGAACATCAGAATCAACAAAGGGGCCAACCGCCAGATCAATCTTGCTTTTTTTCAGCTGATCCAGCAGTGCATCAGCCGACATCGTGACGACAGAAATTTTAAACTGATAATCTCTCTCAGCAAAATCAAGCAACACTTTGGCTAACAGCTGCTGTTCGATAATGGGGCCAACCCCCACTCTTACCGTACCGCCCACCATGTCCGACATAAGCTCCAGCTGACGTTCAATCACTTGCAACTGAGCTCTGAGACCATTGCCTTCTTTAATCAGGAATTTGGCGGCTTCTGTGGGCATCATGCCCACGCTATCCCGATTAAACAGTTCGACACCTACTTTCTTTTCAAGGCGGCTGATTTTTTTGCTCAGGGTTGGCTGTGAAACACTTAATATCTCGGCGGCTTTGTTGATACTGCCTACTTCAGTAACCACTTTGATCATGTGAATATCAGATATGTCGATCACGTCATTAGCGCCCTGAGCATGAGTATTGCTGGTTTCAGGCATATTATATGTGTTCCTGTGAAATATACAGTGGTCAGTTGTTTAACCCGGATATTCCAACACTGAACTTTTATCAACAGCTGATGTCCAACTGTTCAGAAAATGTGTTTACGAGTATAACTGTGCCAGTCTTGATGCAGAGGAGCGGCAAGCGGCATAGGGCCGCTTGCCAACCTTGATAGTCAATATATATGCCATACCGAATACACATTAAGTACTCTTATGGGGAATATGACTCATGGTCCATTCCGATACAGCAGTAATGCTTAGTGACGGATTCACCCCCGGGTTGGCAGAAATGGCAGAACCATCACAGACATACATATTCTCGTAGCCGAAGACCTGGCCTTTATTATTGATAACGCCGGTATACCGATTCTCGCCCATCACACAGCCCCCGAGAATATGTGCCGTGGTTGGTGTTCCTAACAGCGCTTCCGGTGATGAAGATGAGGCTTTACCTTCTGTAATTTTTTCTACTTTGCTGGTGAGTGCCTGGGACTCTTCGATGGTACAAGAGGGTGCTGCCCCTATTCCTGTGGTACTGCTGATGATGCCGCCGGTTCCCCGCTGAAAGGATAACGTGCTATTCAACTGTTGCATAAATAGCAAATAGATGGTCTTTTTTCCCCAATCAGGAGTCAGCAGTACTCGCAGGTTTTTGATGGGCTCAACGGCCATGGTTTTTGCCAGTGAAAGGCATCTGTTCAGGAAATTCTTGCCCGTTACTCTTGGAACACTCATCAGCTTCATAAAGCCTGCATGGTTATTTTGACTGATGGGCTCCAAATGGCTGTTGTCATCCGTATGCAGGATAGAACCAATGGTGACACCCCGGGCGAAATCGACGTCTTTTTTAAACGAAGTCACCGCCGTAACGGTCTCATTGTTGGTGCGAATATGGTCACCCAACACCTCGGATAAATTGGTCAGGGACTTTTTATG
It contains:
- a CDS encoding LysR family transcriptional regulator, yielding MPETSNTHAQGANDVIDISDIHMIKVVTEVGSINKAAEILSVSQPTLSKKISRLEKKVGVELFNRDSVGMMPTEAAKFLIKEGNGLRAQLQVIERQLELMSDMVGGTVRVGVGPIIEQQLLAKVLLDFAERDYQFKISVVTMSADALLDQLKKSKIDLAVGPFVDSDVPDDIVAPLKTSEKLVVAVRQGHDAVARQVVDLQAISNYKIITPNIPASLGGQVMVYLENAELEPDIICESYTMAKYIVMNSDYVTAGPESLFLNEFKSGELVKLEFPYDVYWQSQCLVKPETLLMPIVKRSWICLLSIWRRSNQQKEKPRV